From the Lathyrus oleraceus cultivar Zhongwan6 chromosome 4, CAAS_Psat_ZW6_1.0, whole genome shotgun sequence genome, one window contains:
- the LOC127076831 gene encoding tryptophan synthase beta chain 1 codes for MDACKLQSRIVSSQFIDKKEATKDRSSAVVQAVITRENFKVKFPQLITTYTPLLLPLIEKENEVIVETDSTNSAGKFGRFGGTFVPETLIMSLKQLESEFKNVLGDQLFQEELTTGLRDYAGRETPLYHAQRLSEYYKSKNGGKGPDIYLKREDLNHTGSHKMNNSLAQAMIAKRIGRKSVVTATGSGQHGLATAAACAKLGLECTVFMAAKDMDRQSSNARLMKLLGARVEGVHGSFKDASSEAFRYWVEDLENSYHLTGSAVGPHPCPTMVREFQSVIGKETKKQALEKWGGKPDVIVAYVGTGSNALGIFHEFISDTDVRLIGVEAGGLGLESGRHSSTLAKGEVGVYHGAISYLLQDDYGQIIQPHSIAAGMEYPGVGPELSFLKESGRAEFCVATDEEALDAYERLCKLEGIFPSLEASHAIAILDKLVPTLPNDNIKVVVNCSGRGDKDVDILFNHRVAQ; via the exons ATGGATGCATGCAAATTGCAATCGAGAATTGTTAGTAGCCAATTCATAGATAAAAAAGAAGCCACCAAAGACCGTTCTTCTGCTGTTGTTCAAGCTGTGATTACTCGTGAAAATTTTAAGGTTAAGTTCCCTCAATTAATCACTACTTATACACCCTTGCTCCTACCCTTGATAGAGAAGGAAAATGAAGTTATTGTAGAGACAGACAGTACCAATTCTGCTGGAAAATTTGGTAGGTTTGGTGGAACCTTTGTACCTGAGACACTTATAATGTCCTTGAAGCAGCTGGAATCTGAGTTCAAAAATGTTCTCGGTGATCAACTTTTTCAG GAAGAGCTAACAACAGGATTAAGAGACTATGCTGGCAGAGAGACACCATTATACCATGCTCAACGGTTGTCGGAGTATTACAAAAGCAAGAATGGTGGCAAAGGGCCAGATATATACTTAAAAAGAGAGGATCTCAACCACACAGGCTCTCACAAGATGAACAATTCTCTTGCACAAGCTATGATTGCCAAGCGCATCGGTCGGAAAAGTGTAGTTACTGCCACCGGTTCCGGACAACACGGGCTTGCAACGGCTGCGGCGTGTGCAAAACTTGGTTTGGAGTGCACTGTCTTTATGGCTGCAAAAGACATGGACAGACAGTCATCTAATGCGCGGTTGATGAAGTTGTTAGGAGCTAGG GTTGAAGGTGTTCATGGAAGTTTCAAAGACGCATCATCAGAGGCGTTTCGCTATTGGGTGGAGGATTTGGAAAACAGCTACCACTTGACAGGTTCAGCGGTGGGACCGCACCCATGTCCCACGATGGTCCGTGAGTTTCAGTCAGTTATTGGAAAAGAAACAAAGAAACAAGCATTAGAAAAATGGGGAGGAAAACCAGATGTTATTGTTGCATATGTTGGAACAGGATCTAATGCTTTGGGGATCTTTCATGAATTTATATCAGACACTGATGTGAGATTGATTGGAGTTGAAGCTGGTGGTTTAGGGTTAGAAAGTGGAAGACACTCTTCAACTTTAGCTAAAGGTGAAGTGGGTGTTTATCATGGTGCTATCTCTTATTTATTACAAGATGATTATGGACAAATTATTCAACCACATTCCATTGCAGCTGG AATGGAATACCCAGGAGTTGGTCCGGAGTTGAGTTTCCTCAAAGAAAGTGGACGCGCAGAATTTTGCGTCGCAACTGATGAAGAAGCTCTTGATG CATACGAGAGATTATGCAAGTTGGAGGGTATATTTCCATCTCTGGAGGCCTCACATGCAATTGCTATACTTGATAAGTTGGTCCCTACTTTACCAAACGACAACATTAAGGTTGTTGTAAATTGTAGTGGGCGTGGAGATAAAGATGTAGATATACTCTTCAATCATAGAGTAGCACAATAG